GCGCCGTTTGTTGGCGAGGTCGCGCTCGCAAATCTGCGGCGCGCATCCGCGCAGGTCCTTCGGATCCTTGCTCACGTACAACTCCCGCTCACGCACCGAGTCGACGGCGCCGCGCCACGCCGAAGCGGGGCCCGCACGGTGCGGATCGCGCGCCGGCCGGTTGCCGCCGCGTCCCATTTGGCGAACGGCGGAAGTGTCTTGGGCGGTCAAAGGCCGCGCGGCGAGCGGCGCGGCGGCAAATGCGAAGAGAGCGGCGGCTGCGGGGAGACGTCTCATGCGACCCTCATGACGGCTGTTGGCGATCCAACGACAATTCATCCGGCGCGACGAATCTACGCGCCGCACCGACCGTCTCAACTCCCCGAACGCCCGCCTCGCCCGGTTTTCGCCTTGGGCTTCGCCGTGGCCGGTTTTACTCCCACGTCCACAGCGACCTCGGCGCTCTCGACGCCCGTGCGGCTGACCGCCGTGAGAATCACGCGCGTCGTCGCCACGTCGGGCAGTCGATGCGTTTTGAGCCACCCCGGCAGCACCTCTGTCGTCCAGATCGTTTCTTTGGCCAGCGACCGCACGGTCCAGAGCCACACGCGTTGATCGCCTCCACCCCCGCCCCCCCCACCACCGGAGGTCATGCGCAACAGCAAGTCGCCGGTTTCCGGGTCTTTCGCGACCGTGGCGGTCGGGCGTGCCGGCGGCTTCGCGCCGAGCCAGGGCGACGCCGGCACGAGGGCCGGCTCCGCGTACCGCGCCGACACTCTCTCGGCGAGGCTGTCCGGGTCCTTGATCAGCGCCGTCATGTTGAAGTGGATGTGGCCCGCCTGGGCGTTGTCTCGCGCACGGATCGTATCGATCTGATCGACGATCTCCTGCGCGGTGAATCGCGACCCGCCGGCTCCCGCCTCGCCGACCCGGTAGTCGGCAAGTCCCGGCCAAATGTGCCGGTGTTTAGAGTTTTGTGACAGCCACCAGTCGAGCAGCACCGGGAAGCTCTGCTCCGGCGGGCGGATCTGCCAATACAGCTGCGGCGCGAAGTAGTCCGCCCATCCCTTCTCGAGCCACAGCCTGGAGTTGGCGTAGATCGTCGCGTATGCGTCGAGACCGCGGATCTGCGGCGGATTGCCAGGACGCCAGATCCCGAACGGGCTGATGCCGACTTTGACCCACGGCTTCACCGCGTGCACGCCGCGGTAGAGCGCGGCGACCATCGAATCGACGTTCGCGCGACGCCAGTCGTCCTTCGCCAATGCTCCGCCGGCCTTCTTGTACGCGGCGTAGGTATCGGCGTCCGGAAAATCAATCGCGTGTCCCCCCGGGGTCTCGGTCTCCGGATACGGATAGAAATAGTCGTCGATGTGAACGCCATCGACGTCGTAGCGCTTCACGACGTCGACGATCGTGCGAATCGTTCTGCGTCGAACCTCGGCGCTTCCCGGGTCCATCCACAAAAAGCGAGCATACGGTTTCACCAGACCG
This genomic stretch from Gemmatimonadaceae bacterium harbors:
- a CDS encoding family 10 glycosylhydrolase; the encoded protein is MRSNSICRVAAVCGAMYANAAAGQSPPPVMREFRGVWVATVANMDWPSKPGLSTWDQQRELLTILDRAVDLGLNAIVFHVRPGGDAFYSSPYEPWSQYITGRQGRAPEPPWDPLAFAVDAAHKRGLELHAWFNPYRAAYVRDTAIASTHIARARPGLVKPYARFLWMDPGSAEVRRRTIRTIVDVVKRYDVDGVHIDDYFYPYPETETPGGHAIDFPDADTYAAYKKAGGALAKDDWRRANVDSMVAALYRGVHAVKPWVKVGISPFGIWRPGNPPQIRGLDAYATIYANSRLWLEKGWADYFAPQLYWQIRPPEQSFPVLLDWWLSQNSKHRHIWPGLADYRVGEAGAGGSRFTAQEIVDQIDTIRARDNAQAGHIHFNMTALIKDPDSLAERVSARYAEPALVPASPWLGAKPPARPTATVAKDPETGDLLLRMTSGGGGGGGGGDQRVWLWTVRSLAKETIWTTEVLPGWLKTHRLPDVATTRVILTAVSRTGVESAEVAVDVGVKPATAKPKAKTGRGGRSGS